CCCTTTAACCCGGTGTTCAATCGTGCCGAGAGCCGTGAGTAACAGGATGGGCATCCCTTTTCCCGCAGAGCGGAGCATGCGGACAATGTCCCAGCCGTTCACATCGGGCAGCATGATATCCAGAATCAGCAGATCGTATTCAGCGGTCATGGCGAGATGGTAGCCGTTCAGGCCATTATCCGCGTGGTCAACCACAAACCCCGCTTCAGTCAGCCCCTTACTCAGGTACTCACCGGTTTTCATTTCGTCTTCGACGATCAGTATTTTCATCGTGCTCCCCTGACTGGCTGCTGATGACATTCTAGTGAGCGTACCGCCGTTAACAATGACTTACGCTAAAAATGACAACATTGTCATTATCCTGTCACCCGTCAAACAGGATGCGTTGCGTAGAGTAGCCCTAAAACTACTCTGGACTTTATTTGAACCGTTATGTTCCTGTTAAAACGACTAAGCATCAGTACGGTATTTATTCTGGCAGGCTGCGTCTCGCTGGCCCCTGAGTACCAGCGGCCGGAGGCACCTGTCCCCCGGCAGTTTTCGCTCTCCCGTAACGGCCTGACGCCCGCGGCGGCGGGGTATCAGGACACCGGCTGGCGCAACTTTTTCGTCGACCCTCAGGTTGCCGGGCTGATTACGGAGGCCCTGAAGAACAATCGCGATCTGAAAATGGCCGCCCTGAAGGTCGAAGAGGCCCGGGCGCAATTCAACGTGACGGATGCGGATCGCTACCCTCAGCTGAATGCCTCCTCGGGCATCACGTACAGCGGCGGGCTGAAAAGTGACAAACCCACCGCGCAGCAGTACGACGCGGGCCTTGCGCTTAGCTATGAACTCGATTTCTTCGGCAAGCTAAAGAACATGAGCGAGGCCGACCGACAAAACTATTTCGCGAGCGAAGAGGCCCGTCGCGCGGTGCATATCCTGCTCGTCTCTAACGTTTCCCAGAGCTATTTCAACCAGCAGCTGGCGTATAAACAGCTGCGTATCGCGCAGGATACGCTGAAAAATTACCGGCAGTCTTATGCATTCGTTGAGCAGCAGCTGGTGACGGGCAGTACGAACGTCCTGGCGCTGGAACAGGCCCGGGGACAGATCGAAAGCACGCAGGCAGAGATTGCCAAAAGAGAGGGGGAGCTGGCGCAGGCCAATAACGCCCTGCAGCTGGTCCTCGGCACGTATCGCGCGCTGCCGGGTGACGGCGGCATGAACGCCAGCGACGTTGCGCCGGTAAAACTGCCTCCTCATCTTTCTTCCGCGATACTGCTGCAGCGCCCGGATATTATGGAGGCGGAGTATCAGCTTAAAGCGGCCGATGCGAATATCGGTGCGGCGCGCGCCGCCTTTTTTCCGTCTATTTCCCTGACCAGCGGGCTTTCAACGGGCAGCACGGAGTTGTCCAGCCTCTTTACGTCCGGGAGCGGGATGTGGAATTTTATTCCTAAAATAGAAATTCCTATTTTTAATGCGGGCAGAAATAAGGCCAACCTGAAGCTGGCCGAAATTCGCCAGCAGCAGTCGGTGGTTAATTACGAACAAAAAATTCAGTCCGCCTTTAAACAGGTTGCCGACGCGCTCGCGCTGCGGGACAGCATTAACCAGCAGCTTGCTGCACAACAGCGGTATCTGGATTCGCTCCGCATCACGCTTCAACGTGCCAGAGGGTTATATTCCAGCGGTGCGGTCAGCTATATCGAAGTGCTTGACGCGGAGCGTTCTCTTTTCTCTACCCAGCAAAATATTCTCGACCTTATTTATGCCCGGCAGGTTAATGAAATTAATCTCTTCACCGCGCTCGGCGGCGGTTGGGTCGAATAACCTTATTTAATTAAACAGGAAAATAACCATGCGCAATTCACTTAAGGCCGTTGTATTTGGTGCAATCTCCATTGTGTTTTCTGCCGGCCTGCAGGCTGAAGTTCATCAGCACGAGATGATGAGTGCTGCCAGCGAAGGGACCTCAGAGCAGCTCATCACGGGAACCGGCATCGTGAAGGACATTGATCTCACGAATAAAAAAGTCACGATTTCCCATGAAGCGATCCCGGAAATTGGCTGGCCCGCGATGACCATGCGTTTTACCTTTATTCAGGCTGACGAGAGTATTAATGCCTTAAAAATCGGTAACCACGTGAATTTCTCGTTTGTTCAGCAGGGCAATCTCTCTTTACTCAAGAGCATTAAATAGCGAGACGCGGCATGGCCTCATTAAAAATAAAATATGCTGCCGTGATAGTCAGCAGCCTTATTGCGGGAGGGCTGATATCGGTGACGGCACGGCAGGCGCTTCATTCATCTGAAAAAACAGAAAATAGCGCCTCTGAAAGAAAGGTGCTTTTCTGGTATGACCCGATGAAGCCCGACGTTAAATTCGATAAGCCCGGCAAATCGCCGTTTATGGATATGGATCTGGTACCGAAATATGCGGATGAAAACGCCAATAAAAGCAGTGCCGGTATCCGTATTGACCCGACGCAGGTCCAGAACCTGGGATTAAAAACGCAAAAGGTGACGCGCGGAACGCTTAATTATGCCCAGACGATCCCGGCTAACGTCAGCTATAACGACTATCAGTTTGTCATTGTGCAGGCCCGCGCGGAAGGCTTTGTGGAAAAAGTGTACCCGCTGACGACGGGCGATAAGGTGAAGAAAGGCACGCCGCTCGTTGATATAACCATTCCTGACTGGGTAGAGGCGCAGAGCGAGTTTCTGCTGTTATCCGGCACCGGCGGAACGCCGACGCAAATCAAAGGGGTTCTGGAACGGCTTCGGCTGGCGGGTATGCCGGATGAGGATATTCAGAGGCTGCGTGCGACCCGTACTATTCAGACCCGGTTTACCATCAGGGCGCCGATCGACGGAGCGATCACGGCCTTTGATCTGCGTACCGGCATGAATATTTCCAAAGATAAGGTGGTGGCGCAAATTCAGGGGATGGATCCGGTCTGGATCGGCGCGGCAGTGCCTGAATCCATTGCTTATCTGCTGAAAGAGACCTCGCAGTTTGCGGTTTCGATACCGGCTTATCCGGATAAATCCTTCCCGGTTGATAAATGGAGTCTTCTGCCGAGCGTGGATCCAACCACCCGTACGCTGCAGGTGCGCCTGCAGGTCTCTAACAAGGATGAACTGCTGAAACCGGGCATGAACGCGTACCTGAAGCTGAATACCCAAAGCCAGGAAATGCTGCTGATCCCTTCCCAGGCCGTTATCGATACCGGCAAAGAACAGCGCGTGATTACCGTCGATGCGGACGGGAATTTTGTACCGAAAAGGATCCACGTACTGCACGAATCTCAACAGCAGTCCGGCATTGGTAGCGGACTGGAAGAGGGCGAGTCGGTAGTGGTCAGCGGTCTGTTCCTGATTGACTCGGAGGCCAATATTACCGGCGCGCTGGAGCGCATGCGTCACGCTGAAGCCGCTGACGACGCGCACTCTGGCCATTAAGGAGACGATGATGATTGAATGGATTATCCGGCGGTCGGTCGCCAACCGTTTCCTGGTCATGATGGGGGCGCTGTTTCTCAGCGTCTGGGGGACATGGACGATTATTAACACGCCAGTCGATGCCTTGCCCGATCTCTCTGACGTTCAGGTGATTATCAAAACCAGTTACCCCGGCCAGGCCCCGCAGATTGTAGAAAACCAGGTCACCTATCCACTGACGACCACCATGCTGTCGGTTCCCGGCGCAAAGACCGTGCGCGGTTTTTCGCAGTTTGGCGATTCGTACGTGTACGTCATTTTTGAAGATGGCACCGATTTGTACTGGGCCCGTTCGCGCGTGCTGGAGTATCTGAACCAGGTTCAGGGCAAGCTGCCTGCCGGCGTGAGCTCTGAAATCGGTCCTGATGCCACCGGCGTGGGCTGGATATTTGAGTATGCGCTGGTGGATCGCAGCGGAAAACACGATCTCGCAGAGTTGCGCTCGCTGCAGGACTGGTTCCTGAAATTTGAATTGAAAACCATCCCGAACGTGGCCGAAGTGGCCTCCGTCGGCGGCGTGGTAAAGCAGTATCAGATCCAGGTCAATCCGTTAAAACTGGCTCAGTACGGCATTAGCCTGCCGGAAGTTAAGCAGGCACTTGAGTCGTCTAACCAGGAGGCGGGGGGATCGTCAGTTGAAATGGCGGAAGCGGAGTATATGGTCCGGGCCAGCGGCTATCTGCAGACGATGGATGATTTCAATAACATTGTCCTGAAAGCCGGAGAGAACGGGGTACCGATTTATCTTCGCGATGTCGCCCGCGTACAAACGGGGCCGGAAATGCGCCGCGGCATTGCCGAATTAAACGGGCAGGGGGAAGTTGCGGGTGGCGTGGTGATCCTGCGTTCGGGAAAAAATGCGCGCGAAGTCATTACGGCGGTGAGAGATAAGCTTGAGACGCTGAAGGCCAGCCTGCCGGAAGGCGTTGAGATTGTGACCACCTACGATCGCAGCCAGCTCATCGATCGGGCAATCGACAACCTGAGTTCCAAACTGCTCGAAGAGTTTATCGTGGTGGCCATCGTCTGCGCACTGTTCCTGTGGCACGTCCGCTCTGCGCTGGTCGCGATTATCTCTCTGCCGCTTGGCCTGTGTATTGCCTTTATCGTCATGCATTTCCAGGGGCTGAACGCCAACATTATGTCGCTGGGAGGCATTGCCATTGCCGTCGGGGCGATGGTGGATGCCGCCATCGTCATGATTGAAAACGCGCACAAACGGCTCGAAGAGTGGGATCTCCAGCATCCGGGAGAGCAGATTGATAACGCCACCCGCTGGAAGGTGATTACCAACGCCTCTGTCGAGGTTGGCCCCGCGCTGTTTATCAGCCTGCTGATTATCACCTTATCCTTCATTCCCATCTTTACTCTTGAGGGGCAGGAAGGGCGGCTGTTTGGTCCGCTGGCTTTCACCAAAACGTACTCCATGGCAGGTGCGGCTGCGCTGGCTATAATCGTTATCCCCATCCTGATGGGGTTCTGGATCCGGGGTAAGATTCCCGCTGAGACCAGTAACCCGTTGAACAGGCTACTGATTAAAGCCTACCATCCGCTACTGATTAAGGTGCTCCGCTGGCCAAAAACAACCCTGCTGGTTGCGGCTTTGTCCATCTTCACGGTGATCTGGCCTCTCAGCCAGGTGGGCGGCGAGTTCCTGCCGAAGATCAACGAAGGCGATCTGCTGTATATGCCGTCAACATTGCCGGGCGTCTCTCCGGCAGAAGCGGCCGCACTGTTGCAGACCACGGACAAGTTAATCAAAACCGTGCCAGAAGTGGCCTCCGTTTTTGGTAAAACGGGTAAGGCTGAGACCGCAACGGATTCCGCTCCGCTCGAAATGGTGGAAACCACCATCCAGCTCAAACCTGAGAATGAGTGGCGTCCCGGCATGACGATTGACAAGATTATTGACGAACTCGACAAGACCGTTCGGTTGCCCGGCCTGGCGAATCTCTGGGTTCCGCCCATTCGTAACCGCATCGATATGCTTTCAACCGGGATCAAAAGCCCGATTGGTATCAAGGTGTCGGGTACCGTTCTGTCGGATATCGACGCCACGGCGCAGAGCATCGAGGCGGTAGCCAAAACGGTGCCGGGCGTGGTGTCAGCCCTGGCTGAACGTCTGGAGGGCGGGCGCTACATTGATGTCGATATCAACCGGGAAAAAGCCTCGCGCTACGGGATGACGGTGGGCGATGTGCAGCTGTTCGTTTCATCAGCCATCGGCGGGGCGACGGTGGGGGAAACGGTGGAAGGCGTCGCCCGGTACCCGATTAATATCCGCTATCCGCAGGACTACCGAAACAGCCCGAACGCCTTGAAGCAAATGCCGATCCTGACGCCGATGAAACAGCAGATCACGCTGGGCGATGTGGCGGATATCAACGTGGTTTCCGGCCCCACGATGCTGAAAACGGAGAATGCCCGCCCTGCGAGCTGGATTTATATCGATGCTCGCGGCAGGGATATGGTGTCGGTGGTGAACGACATTAAGACGGCCATCAGTCAGAACGTAAAGCTGAGGCCGGGCACCAGCGTCTCATTCTCCGGGCAGTTTGAGCTCCTCGAGCACGCCAACAAGAAACTGAAGCTGATGGTGCCGATGACGGTGATGATTATCTTCATTCTGCTGTATCTGGCGTTCCGCCGCGTGGATGAAGCGCTGCTGATCCTGATGAGCCTGCCGTTCGCCCTGGTCGGGGGAATATGGTTCCTCTACTGGCAGGGCTTCCATATGTCTGTGGCAACCGGCACCGGCTTTATCGCCCTGGCCGGGGTGGCGGCAGAATTTGGCGTAGTCATGCTGATGTATTTGCGTCATGCCGTTGAGGCTCAGCCGGCGTTGTCCCATCGGGACACGTTCACTGAACAGGGGCTTGATGACGCCCTTTACCATGGCGCCGTGCTGCGCGTGCGGCCTAAGGCCATGACTGTCGCGGTGATTATTGCCGGCCTGCTGCCCATTCTTTGGGGAACGGGGGCAGGGTCAGAGGTCATGAGTCGGATAGCGGCGCCGATGATTGGCGGGATGATCACGGCGCCGCTGTTATCGCTGTTTATTATTCCTGCGGCATACAAGTTAATCTGGCTGCGCAGGCATAAAAAGCCATAAAAAAACCCGCCAGCGATGGCGGGTTTTTTACGGGATGAACCCTTAGCGCGCTGTTTTAGCACGCGTCTGGCTGAGAAGCTTGCGCCAGGCACGATTATGCAGAGTAAACAGCAGCATCTTATAGAAGGCGGTGGAAAGGATACAGCTGCCGCTAAGCAGTAGCATGCCGATACTCACTAGCGCCGCGGTCAGACTGACGCCCGGAGCTGCGCTACCGCTCAGCGCGACCAGCATATAGGCTGCTGTTAATACCAGGCTTATCACCGCCAGCGTAAGGTGTAACCTCACGGCGCGCATGCTGCCTTTGCCAATCATAAACATCGTCACGCCGTTAAGGCCAGCGAACAGAAGGGCGATCAGGACAACCCAGACGAATACGTGTTCCGCTGGCTGGTCGAGTCCTGCGAGTACGCCATACCCCAGCCACAGCTGAGGAATAGCGAAACTGACAATCACCCCGAGGGTACTGATCGCCGCTGGAATACCCATGGTGTGTAGACCTACAGGTTTGCCCATTTCGTCAGCCAACTCAGTCTTTAGCTGTTGCAGCTGTGTCGGGGAGGCATTGCTTATGCTGGTAGCCACCTCGTTACAGTGTTGCAGGCGGCGGGAAAAAACTTTAACCATTTGAATACTCAGCGTTTAGTTAGGCGAAAATGACTGCAACAGACCGACTACATAGCGCCCGGACTGGACGGTGTTTTGAGGATTGCGGATCGTTCCCGTGAGTGAACTGCCCACAAAAGCCGATGCGTTGTTCACGGCACTCATCAGCTCACGTTGCAGTGATTTTTGTAATGATTCGCTGGGGAAACGTTTCGGGTAGACGCCTGCGCGGATCGCTGCCTTCACGCCGGCGCTGGAGATACCTGGATTCTGCGCTTATTAAGACTTAGATAATAGCAGCGTTAACTCAGCGATCAAATCGTAAAGATGTTCCTTAAAGGTCCAAGTCAGAGAGGGGTATCGACCCGTTACTAGTATTGTTAACGGAGCATGGTGCCAGACATATCATCAACGAAATTGGTCATTTGATGGAGCATGTTGATGACGGGATGGTAGTCTGTATACACCTTCATTTATATGATCGTATGGATAAGATCCCGTTCGATAACATCACGGCATTCTTCAATAAATATCTTAATAAAAGATAACTTCCTCAGTAACCGATGCAGTGATCCAAAGGTTACTGCATTGATGTGAGAGGGAAGGCAGCTATGAGGGGTTTGACTGAACGGTTTATGGCTTATTCTCTGATGTCCATATTACATTTAACATAATATACATTATGCGTACCAATGTGGAATCAGAAGAAATCTGGCATCTTATGGACACGTTGGGCCTGGATGCTGATGTCCTCTGATAGTGTCTTCTCACGTGCTGCTATCGTCATGATCGCCTCACAGTGCATGGCTTACCGTTTTGCTCTGTTGATATAAGCCTGTAAACCCTCAGCAAGAAAATCAAACACCGTTTTGCAGGCCTGACTGTGGCGTAAATCCTCATGCATCACCAGCCAGGTGTCCAGATGAAACGCAAAGTAATCAGGCATTATCCTCTGCAACGGCGGAGAAAAATCTGCCAGTTGAACCTGACACATTCCGATACCGGCCCCTGCGCGTATAAGGTTTAATTGGGCAATATCACTGTCGGTCCGTACGGTAAACCGATCGCGGTTTAGCTGTGGATATTGTTTAAGTGCCTGTAAAATAAAGGGCGTTAAATTATCGAAACCGACAAGCGTATGGGTGAATAACTCATCAATATTTTCCGGAGCACCACGTCGTGACAGATAGGCTGGCGCTGCATGCAGACCTATTTCAACCCTTCCCATCCGACGGGCAATCAGTTGCTCCTGCACCGGCGTGGCCATGCGTACGGCAATATCCGCCTCCCGATTCAGTAAATCCTGAACTCGATTAGACAGAACCAGTTCAACGGTTATTTGCGGATATGCATCCTTTATCTGTGCAATCACGGGAGGCAGAACCTCCGTGCCGATGATTTCACTGGCGGCGACGCGCACCACGCCCCGCAACCCGGTTGCGCCGGAGCTGAAACTCGCAGCCGACCGCTCAATCATCATGGCCGTATTTTCCATCGCCTGCGCATGGCCCTTCAGCTCAACGGCTGCATCCGTGGCCTGCAATCCCGTCTGCGAACGGGTAAATAAAACGAGGCCCAGGGCTGATTCCAGTGCCGCAATGTGGCGTCCGGCGGTTGGCTGGGTAATGGCAAGCCTGCGTGCGGCCCCTGACAAAGACCCTTCTTTCATCACGGCCAAAAAGGTGCGATACCATTCCCACGGGATATTTAGCTTCATACAAAAATGCATACCTGTTGGTTTATATTATGCAATTACATTTAGCTCGTGCAGCCCTTAAGATGTCAAGCAGATATCCAATAAGGGCCAGACAATGATAAGCACAAATAAGGTACTGATACTGGGCGCAACGGGTGGGATCGGTGGCGAAATTGCCCGTAAATTGATCCGTGACGAATGGGATGTTCGGGCATTGCGCCGCAGCGCTCCTCAACATGACGATCGCAACGAAAGCATGACCTGGATAAGCGGCGATGCGCAGAATGCTGAACGGGTTGAGGCAGCGGCGTCAGATTGCAGCGTGATTGTCCATGCCGTTAACCCGCCGGGTTATCGAAACTGGGAACAGCTGGTTTTACCCATGCTGCATAACACCATCAACGCAGCGGAGCGAAACGGTGCATTAATCGTTCTGCCGGGCACGATTTATAACTACGGTCCGGATGCTTTTCCCCTCTTACGCGAGGATTCCCCTCAGGATCCGGTTACCCGAAAAGGAGCCATACGCGTGCAAATGGAGAAGGCGCTCTCAGCCTATGCTCAGCGTGGCGGAAAGGTGCTCATTTTGCGGGCGGGTGACTTTTTTGGTCCCCTCGCAGGCAACAACTGGTTTTCACAGGGACTGGTAAAATCAGGGCATCCACCCAAGGTTATTAAAAATCCCGGGCAACCCGGCGCAGGACATCAGTGGGCTTATCTGCCGGATGTCGCCGAAACCGTTGCGGCATTGCTGGCGCGGCGGGATGAACTCGAACCGTTTTCCTGTTTCCATATGCGTGGACACTGGGATCCTGATGGGACAACGATGACCGCAGCCGTTAAGCACGTCGCGGAGCATGCCGGTATTAAGGCGAAGGTGAAGTCATTTCCATGGTGGCTGGTCTCTGCAATGAGTCCGTTTAACACCACGCTGCGTGAAATGCGGGAGATGCGCTATCTCTGGGAGCAGACAATAGAGATGGATAATTCAAAACTGATCGCCTTTTTAGGCCATGAACCGCAGACCCCTCTTACCGAGGCCGTGCGTTCTACACTAGCGGGCCTGGGCTGTATTTAACATAACCTGCACGTTTAGAAAGGGTTGAAAAATGTCTGATATACTTCAGCTTTTGAAAACGCTGTCGTAAGCAAATGGAAATTGAATTAAATAAAAGTTTTAAAGAGAGAGTTTTCCATGCTGTCATTTTTGAAGTGACGGCCAACGTTATCATCGCGCTGTCACTCGCCTGGCTGATGAACGTGTCGGTACTTCAGTCAGGTTCGTTGTCCGTGATATCTGCACTTACCGCAACGGTCTGGAATTTTATTTTTAATAAGCTCTTTGATTCCCTGCAGAAAAAACATCAGTTTCAACGCACATTTCTCGTTCGCGCAATCCATGCGGTTGGTTTTGAAACGGGACTTATCATCTCCTTAATCCCTGTGGCAATGGTTATGCTGAACCTGACCGTGACGGAGGCATTTTTTGTTGAGATTGGCCTGGTGCTGTTTTTCCTGCCCTATACGATGCTGTTTAACTGGCTTTACGACTACCTGCGCTGGACGTTCGTTGGACGAAAGCGTTCGGCGTTATAGCTAAGTGAATCAATGTAAAAAATGAAGAGGAAGAAAAATGCGAAGTCTCATGACTAAAGGAATTTGTCTTGCGTTAGCGCTGTCCGCCGCCGGGACGGCTCAGGCCGCTAAGAAAGAGAGCCATGACGACAAGCTCACCGGGATAACCATTTTCGCTCAAAAAGAGTCTCAGGGAAGCCAATGGGACAGTACAACGGGCGAAGCAAAATATATGGTTAGCTACAAGGTTACGCTTGATAACGCGTCGGGTAAAAGTATTGAGCCGGGCAAAGATAATAAAATGTGTTTCTTCCTGTTTGATAAAAACGGGAAAACATTTATGAGCACCGGCATTGAGCTTGAAATGTTGAAAAAATACAACCCGCGGGACAACAGAACCGGATTGGTCTATTTTTCCAGCTCAAACCCTGACGTTTTAAATATGCCATTTGTCCGCTTCGGCATCGGAAAAGACTGCATAAATTGATGACTGTCACATTGACACGTTATTTCGTATGGTCGCCCCACTCTCCTTCTATACTGGTTATTTCTCCATCTCATAAAGGAAGGAACCATGTTCGATCATGTGAAATTCGGCGTCAGTGATTATGAAAAAAGTAAAACCTTCTTCCTCCATGCGCTTAAGCCGCTTGGTGTAGAACTCATCGATGAGGGCACGCCAGACTACGGTGTCGAAATGAGTTCAGGCGATGTTTCGCTCTGTCTTTTTCAGACAAATGAAAAACCTGCCCTTTTGCATCTGGCGTTTGTAGCCAACACGCGCCAGCAGGTCGATGAATTTTACCATGCCGCCCTGCGCGCCGGCGGACGTGATAACGGCGGGCCGGGGTTGAGGTCATACGGTGAAAATTACTATGCCGCGTTTGTCATCTCGCCCGATGGCCACAATATCGAGGCAGTGTGCCATGCGCCGGAGGGCGTGTAGCACAAGGCTTTTTCAGTCACTCTCCGAGGTCAACACGACGGAGACCCCTTTTTCCAATACCGCGCGGATCCAGTCCCGATCGGTATTGTCTTCAACGACGATGGTGTTCACCGATGACACATCGCCAATCACAAACGAAGACGCTGTGTTGACCTTTTCCGGGGAAGCCAGGACGACCGTCTCCGCGGCTCTGCCGGAAAATGCACGTTTGATGCACGCTTCTTCGAAATCGCCGGTTGTCAGCCCCGCTTCAGGATGGATCCCGGTCACGCCCATAAAGAACAGATCTGCATGAATATTTTCGATGCCTTCGATGGCCGCAGCGCCAACCGCAACAATGGAGTGTTTATACAAGCGACCGCCGATCAGAATCACCTCGATGGACGGATGATCCACTAGCCGCAGTGCGATGCTCGGGCTGTGCGTAACCACCGTGATGCGCAGGTCAGGAGGGAAAAACGTAATCAGCTCCGATGTTGT
This region of Enterobacter asburiae genomic DNA includes:
- a CDS encoding efflux transporter outer membrane subunit — translated: MFLLKRLSISTVFILAGCVSLAPEYQRPEAPVPRQFSLSRNGLTPAAAGYQDTGWRNFFVDPQVAGLITEALKNNRDLKMAALKVEEARAQFNVTDADRYPQLNASSGITYSGGLKSDKPTAQQYDAGLALSYELDFFGKLKNMSEADRQNYFASEEARRAVHILLVSNVSQSYFNQQLAYKQLRIAQDTLKNYRQSYAFVEQQLVTGSTNVLALEQARGQIESTQAEIAKREGELAQANNALQLVLGTYRALPGDGGMNASDVAPVKLPPHLSSAILLQRPDIMEAEYQLKAADANIGAARAAFFPSISLTSGLSTGSTELSSLFTSGSGMWNFIPKIEIPIFNAGRNKANLKLAEIRQQQSVVNYEQKIQSAFKQVADALALRDSINQQLAAQQRYLDSLRITLQRARGLYSSGAVSYIEVLDAERSLFSTQQNILDLIYARQVNEINLFTALGGGWVE
- the cusF gene encoding cation efflux system protein CusF gives rise to the protein MRNSLKAVVFGAISIVFSAGLQAEVHQHEMMSAASEGTSEQLITGTGIVKDIDLTNKKVTISHEAIPEIGWPAMTMRFTFIQADESINALKIGNHVNFSFVQQGNLSLLKSIK
- a CDS encoding efflux RND transporter periplasmic adaptor subunit; the protein is MASLKIKYAAVIVSSLIAGGLISVTARQALHSSEKTENSASERKVLFWYDPMKPDVKFDKPGKSPFMDMDLVPKYADENANKSSAGIRIDPTQVQNLGLKTQKVTRGTLNYAQTIPANVSYNDYQFVIVQARAEGFVEKVYPLTTGDKVKKGTPLVDITIPDWVEAQSEFLLLSGTGGTPTQIKGVLERLRLAGMPDEDIQRLRATRTIQTRFTIRAPIDGAITAFDLRTGMNISKDKVVAQIQGMDPVWIGAAVPESIAYLLKETSQFAVSIPAYPDKSFPVDKWSLLPSVDPTTRTLQVRLQVSNKDELLKPGMNAYLKLNTQSQEMLLIPSQAVIDTGKEQRVITVDADGNFVPKRIHVLHESQQQSGIGSGLEEGESVVVSGLFLIDSEANITGALERMRHAEAADDAHSGH
- the silA gene encoding Cu(+)/Ag(+) efflux RND transporter permease subunit SilA; this encodes MIEWIIRRSVANRFLVMMGALFLSVWGTWTIINTPVDALPDLSDVQVIIKTSYPGQAPQIVENQVTYPLTTTMLSVPGAKTVRGFSQFGDSYVYVIFEDGTDLYWARSRVLEYLNQVQGKLPAGVSSEIGPDATGVGWIFEYALVDRSGKHDLAELRSLQDWFLKFELKTIPNVAEVASVGGVVKQYQIQVNPLKLAQYGISLPEVKQALESSNQEAGGSSVEMAEAEYMVRASGYLQTMDDFNNIVLKAGENGVPIYLRDVARVQTGPEMRRGIAELNGQGEVAGGVVILRSGKNAREVITAVRDKLETLKASLPEGVEIVTTYDRSQLIDRAIDNLSSKLLEEFIVVAIVCALFLWHVRSALVAIISLPLGLCIAFIVMHFQGLNANIMSLGGIAIAVGAMVDAAIVMIENAHKRLEEWDLQHPGEQIDNATRWKVITNASVEVGPALFISLLIITLSFIPIFTLEGQEGRLFGPLAFTKTYSMAGAAALAIIVIPILMGFWIRGKIPAETSNPLNRLLIKAYHPLLIKVLRWPKTTLLVAALSIFTVIWPLSQVGGEFLPKINEGDLLYMPSTLPGVSPAEAAALLQTTDKLIKTVPEVASVFGKTGKAETATDSAPLEMVETTIQLKPENEWRPGMTIDKIIDELDKTVRLPGLANLWVPPIRNRIDMLSTGIKSPIGIKVSGTVLSDIDATAQSIEAVAKTVPGVVSALAERLEGGRYIDVDINREKASRYGMTVGDVQLFVSSAIGGATVGETVEGVARYPINIRYPQDYRNSPNALKQMPILTPMKQQITLGDVADINVVSGPTMLKTENARPASWIYIDARGRDMVSVVNDIKTAISQNVKLRPGTSVSFSGQFELLEHANKKLKLMVPMTVMIIFILLYLAFRRVDEALLILMSLPFALVGGIWFLYWQGFHMSVATGTGFIALAGVAAEFGVVMLMYLRHAVEAQPALSHRDTFTEQGLDDALYHGAVLRVRPKAMTVAVIIAGLLPILWGTGAGSEVMSRIAAPMIGGMITAPLLSLFIIPAAYKLIWLRRHKKP
- a CDS encoding LysR family transcriptional regulator; this encodes MKLNIPWEWYRTFLAVMKEGSLSGAARRLAITQPTAGRHIAALESALGLVLFTRSQTGLQATDAAVELKGHAQAMENTAMMIERSAASFSSGATGLRGVVRVAASEIIGTEVLPPVIAQIKDAYPQITVELVLSNRVQDLLNREADIAVRMATPVQEQLIARRMGRVEIGLHAAPAYLSRRGAPENIDELFTHTLVGFDNLTPFILQALKQYPQLNRDRFTVRTDSDIAQLNLIRAGAGIGMCQVQLADFSPPLQRIMPDYFAFHLDTWLVMHEDLRHSQACKTVFDFLAEGLQAYINRAKR
- a CDS encoding NAD-dependent epimerase/dehydratase family protein → MISTNKVLILGATGGIGGEIARKLIRDEWDVRALRRSAPQHDDRNESMTWISGDAQNAERVEAAASDCSVIVHAVNPPGYRNWEQLVLPMLHNTINAAERNGALIVLPGTIYNYGPDAFPLLREDSPQDPVTRKGAIRVQMEKALSAYAQRGGKVLILRAGDFFGPLAGNNWFSQGLVKSGHPPKVIKNPGQPGAGHQWAYLPDVAETVAALLARRDELEPFSCFHMRGHWDPDGTTMTAAVKHVAEHAGIKAKVKSFPWWLVSAMSPFNTTLREMREMRYLWEQTIEMDNSKLIAFLGHEPQTPLTEAVRSTLAGLGCI
- a CDS encoding PACE efflux transporter — translated: MEIELNKSFKERVFHAVIFEVTANVIIALSLAWLMNVSVLQSGSLSVISALTATVWNFIFNKLFDSLQKKHQFQRTFLVRAIHAVGFETGLIISLIPVAMVMLNLTVTEAFFVEIGLVLFFLPYTMLFNWLYDYLRWTFVGRKRSAL
- a CDS encoding DUF4354 family protein; amino-acid sequence: MRSLMTKGICLALALSAAGTAQAAKKESHDDKLTGITIFAQKESQGSQWDSTTGEAKYMVSYKVTLDNASGKSIEPGKDNKMCFFLFDKNGKTFMSTGIELEMLKKYNPRDNRTGLVYFSSSNPDVLNMPFVRFGIGKDCIN
- a CDS encoding VOC family protein — its product is MFDHVKFGVSDYEKSKTFFLHALKPLGVELIDEGTPDYGVEMSSGDVSLCLFQTNEKPALLHLAFVANTRQQVDEFYHAALRAGGRDNGGPGLRSYGENYYAAFVISPDGHNIEAVCHAPEGV
- a CDS encoding DeoR/GlpR family DNA-binding transcription regulator, translating into MLTSQRKKLILEKLGAEGQVQSKALSMLFDVSEDTIRRDLRELAAEGRLQRVHGGALPSSSAIAPFAERQSVKMDAKKRVARKGAQLISSGQVVIVDGGTTTSELITFFPPDLRITVVTHSPSIALRLVDHPSIEVILIGGRLYKHSIVAVGAAAIEGIENIHADLFFMGVTGIHPEAGLTTGDFEEACIKRAFSGRAAETVVLASPEKVNTASSFVIGDVSSVNTIVVEDNTDRDWIRAVLEKGVSVVLTSESD